In Ipomoea triloba cultivar NCNSP0323 chromosome 7, ASM357664v1, a single genomic region encodes these proteins:
- the LOC116024648 gene encoding dirigent protein 10: MSTKNLLKNVILSLVLALTLTAAAVSGRVLEEEPVSPGVEPETPASVATPVSGVTASGASPAGAGAAAAAGSGGDGGEGPDDHTFSFFMHDILGGSNPSAIAVTGIVTNPAVSGQVAFAKPNGAVLAVNNGVDVNNANSGIISNNNIPFLTGLSGITGNAIQNNGNNNNNIIGGGFGFPALNMAQLGSGITFQKLMFGTMTVFDDELTEGHELNSGLVGKAQGFYIASSEDGTSQTMAFTVMFHSGSYSDSLTFFGVHRIRVSESHLAIMGGTGKYVNAKGFATVKTIPAAPNQQETDGVQTVLHITVYLAY, encoded by the coding sequence ATGTCGACCAAAAATCTACTCAAGAATGTTATTCTTTCACTTGTTCTGGCACTAACGTTAACTGCTGCTGCTGTGTCAGGTCGAGTTCTAGAAGAGGAACCCGTTTCCCCAGGTGTTGAACCTGAAACCCCTGCCTCGGTTGCCACCCCGGTTTCTGGGGTTACAGCCAGCGGAGCGTCTCCCGCTGGTGCTGGTGCAGCTGCAGCCGCTGGTTCTGGTGGCGATGGTGGTGAAGGTCCTGATGATCatacattttccttctttatgcACGATATTCTTGGTGGATCGAACCCCTCTGCTATAGCTGTTACCGGGATTGTGACCAATCCTGCTGTGAGTGGGCAGGTCGCCTTTGCAAAACCCAATGGTGCAGTCCTCGCAGTGAACAACGGTGTTGATGTCAATAACGCCAACAGCGGAATCATCAGCAACAACAACATTCCCTTCCTTACTGGCCTCAGCGGAATCACAGGCAATGCCATTCAGAACAACgggaacaacaacaacaacataataGGAGGAGGTTTTGGATTCCCGGCCTTGAACATGGCTCAACTGGGCTCTGGAATCACCTTCCAGAAACTCATGTTCGGCACCATGACAGTTTTCGACGATGAACTGACCGAGGGGCACGAGCTAAACTCCGGCCTGGTGGGAAAAGCTCAGGGCTTTTACATCGCAAGCTCCGAAGACGGAACCAGCCAGACCATGGCATTCACCGTGATGTTTCACAGTGGTAGCTACTCCGATAGCCTTACCTTTTTCGGGGTTCACCGGATTCGTGTCTCGGAATCTCACCTTGCTATCATGGGAGGTACCGGGAAGTATGTGAATGCCAAGGGATTCGCGACGGTGAAGACGATTCCGGCTGCACCCAACCAGCAGGAGACTGATGGAGTGCAAACTGTGCTGCACATCACTGTTTATCTTGCTTATTAA